In one window of Gudongella oleilytica DNA:
- a CDS encoding transposase, producing the protein MLDKWILERAPDEKRHCCTGGSNIKYALEQKEKAVISLCSGNEPAKQVAEEHGVTIESIYNWKRQLLKEELAKATADNAQEH; encoded by the coding sequence GTGTTGGATAAATGGATATTAGAGAGAGCACCAGATGAAAAGAGACATTGTTGTACTGGTGGATCTAATATAAAATATGCACTTGAACAGAAAGAAAAAGCTGTCATTTCTTTGTGCTCTGGAAACGAACCTGCCAAACAGGTTGCTGAAGAGCATGGAGTAACTATAGAAAGTATTTATAACTGGAAAAGACAGCTTCTTAAAGAGGAGCTTGCAAAGGCAACTGCCGATAATGCTCAGGAACATTGA